The genomic region GGATCTCCAGCCGGGGCGACCTGATGTTCACGGCTTTCGGCCTGATGATGTTCATATTTTACCGGAAATATTTTCAGACCCGGAAAAAGATACACCTGGCTTTGTCGCTGGCCTGCTTCGTTCCTGCCCTCTTGTCCAAGGAAACGGCCGTGGTCATCCCCCTGCTGATAGTGCTTTATGACTGGCTTTTTGAGAAGCAGGGCAGGGTCAAGGCGCTGGCGGCCGGGTGGAAAAGATACGCACCCTATTTTGTCCTGATCCTGGCCTACCTGGCCGTGCGGCGGATGGCGCTGGGCCGGGTCTCGCAATGCCCCTACTGGGGCGATTCCGTCTGGACCACGGTCTTCACCATGTTCCGGGCGGCCCTGGAATACGTCCGGCTGCTGTTCCTTCCCCTCCGGCTGCGGGTGGACTACGTCTATCAGCTCTCCGCTTCCCTGCTGGACTGGCGGGTGCTTGGTTCCTTGGCAATTTTATCAGGCATCAGCCTGCTGGCCTGGCGGGACATCAAAAAACAAAGATACCTGGCCTTCGGCTGGCTGTGGCTGGTGACCGGCCTGATGCCGGTCTCCAACCTGCTGCCGCTGACTGCCATTCTGGCCGAGAGGTTCCTATACCTGCCCCTGCTGGGCTTTGCGGTATGGGCCGGATATCTTTGGAGCAGGCTGGAGAACAGGAAACTGGCGGCGGCCATCTTATTTCTGGCCCTGACGGCCATGATGACCCTTTCCATAAGACGAAATCTGGAATGGCAGGATCCCTTCAGCTTCTGGACCACCGAGGTTTCCCGTTCCCCCAATTCATACATCGCCCATGATTACCTGGGAAACCTTTATTACCAGAAAGGCGACCTGCCTTCCGCCGAGGGCCATCTATTAAGGGCAGAGGAGCTCGATCCCACATATTTCAACAGCCTGCACGGTCTGTCCCTGGTTTACGCCAAGTGGGAAAAGTACGACCAGGCAATTGTCTATGCCCGGAAAAACCTGTCTTTTGATCCCGCCAGCCCTGACGCCTATATAACTCTGGGCATCAGTTATGGCGGGAAGGGCGATCTGCTTCGGGCGGAAGAAGCCTTTAAACAGGCGGTTTCCATTGATCCTGAAAGCAAGGAGGGATGGACCGACCTGGGGGTCATTTACTCCCAACAGCAGATGTGGGCTAAGGCCGCGGAGGCATATTCCAAGGCCCTGGCCGCCGACCCCGGCGATCCCGGTTCTTATAACGGCCTGGCCCTGGCCTTGATCCGGCAGGGCAATGAAGGTCAGGCCATCGGGCTTTGGCAAAAGGCCTTGGAGTTAAATTTCGATCATCTGGAAAGCAGGATGAACCTGGCCCAGGCTTTGGAAAAGACCGACCCCGCCGGAGCGGCGGCCCAGTGGGAAATATTTTTACAGGCCGCCCAAAAACTGGGCCAGCCTGTCAACCGGGAGTTCATCGGCCGGAGGATCGAAGTCTTGAAGAAAAATGAAAAAAAATAAATTACTCAAACTATCCTTCATCTTTCTGGCAACTATCCTGGCCGGATGCGCCCCCCGCTACCTGTCGCAAAAACCAGAGCCGGAAGTGGCGCTGATCAGGATCGCCCTGGGCCGCGGCCTTCCTCAGGCGGAGGTGCAGGGTGCTGATACCGTCTACCTCAGCGATCAGGAACACAGCTCGGTCATTGTTCCCGGCCAAAATTGGAAGCTGCTGCCGGCGTCCGGAGGGCTGATGATCCAAACCAGCCAGGGTCAGACCCTGGGTCCGATCCGGGGTTTTGTCAGGATCTACTCCCGGTCTCCCTTCTTCATCAATCAACGGGAATTCTCCGGGCCGGCCGAGGTCCGCCAGGCAGCTGACAACGGCCTGCTGCTGGTGATGGAGACCGAGCTGGAGAAATATCTTTTGGGCGTGGTCAGCGCCGAGATGGGCAGCGGCCGCCAGGAACTGGAGGCATTGAAAGCCCAGGCGGTGGCCTCGCGCAGTTACGCCCTCACCAGGATCGGGTCCTCGCCCGAGGCCGGTTACGACATCGAAGCCGGGGTTCAGCATCAGGCATACAATGGCGGCGGAGTTGTCCCGCCCCTGATCCTAAAAGCAGTGGAGGAGACCCGGGGCCAGGTTTTGACCTGTGATGGAAAAGTGATTGCGGCCAATTTCCATTCCACCTGCGGCGGCCGCACCGCCATGCCTTCCGAGGTCTGGCAGGCGGTGGACGAGAGATTTCCCTTCTTAAGGTCCGCCAAAGACGATCATTGCAATATCTCTCCCCGGTATTCCTGGCAGGATACGGTCACCGCCCGGGAAATGCTGGACAAGATTTCCCCCGGCCAGCCCCAGTACAGGATCAAGAATGTGGAGATATTGGACAGATCCAGATCCGGCAGGGTGCAGGCACTTAAGATATCGGCCGATTGCGGGGACACTGTATTGTACAAGGACAAGATCAGGTTTGGACTTTCGGCCAGCCCGGTCTTGAGCACAAGGTTCGATCTGAAGTTGCAGCGGGATGAAGACGGTCTCGTCACTTCCATGATCCTGGAAGGTTCTGGATACGGGCACGGGGTGGGGCTTTGCCAGTGGGGGGCCATCGGAATGGCTAGAGAGGGAAAGAGCTATAAGAATATTTTAAGACATTATTACCGGGAGGTGGAAATTAAGAGGCTTTTTTGATCCGAATGTTTTTATGACAATTTAGCACATTTTTCGGTAATTTTACTGGTTTAAAGCGGCTGTTTTTCAGCCGCTTTTTTTATTGCATTTTAAGCAATTTTAATCTTGCAAAATAACTAAATATAGGTTAAACTTAAAATCCATACTAAGTTAATTATCAAGGAGTTAATATAAATGGACTACAAGCAAATCTTCGGTCTTAAGGACCAGCCGTTCTCCAATGCTCCCGACAACCGTTTTTACTACGACAGCCCCCAGCATTCCCGTGCCATACTTAAGCTTAACCATGCGGCGGAGATGATGAAGGGTTTGGCGGTGGTATTGGGCGACATCGGGACCGGAAAGACCACGGTTTCCCGCCGCCTGCTGGAGATCCTGCCGGACGACCAGTACGAGACCGCCCTGCTGGTGATTGTGCATTCCGAGGTCACCCCGGGGTGGCTGATCAGCAAGATCGCTCTGCAGATGGGGGTGGAAAAGCCGGCCGATTCCAAGGCTGCCCTGGTGGGCCAGCTTTACGAGCAGCTGATGAAGATCTACAACGACGGCCGCAAGGCGGTGGTGATCATCGACGAGGCCAACATGCTCAAGAACAAGGAGATCATGGAGGAGATGCGGGGCCTGCTGAACATGGAGGTCAACGGCAGCATGCTGATCACCTTCCTGCTGTTCGGACTGCCGGACCTGGAGCAGTGCCTGGCTTTGGACCCGCCCTTGCGGGAGCGGATAGCGGTCAAGCACAAGCTGGAGCCGCTGACCTCGGAATCCACCCGGGGCTACATCCAGTACCGGCTTTCGGTGGTGGACTGCACCCGGGAACTGTTCACCGACTCGGCCTACGAGTTCATCCATTTCTATTCCGACGGAAAGCCCAGGCTGATAAACACCATCTGCGACAATGCCCTGCTGGAGGCGGCCATGGCCGGGGCCCAGATAGTTGACGAGACCCTGATAGAAACGGTGGTGGCCGACCTGGGTTTGAAAAGCGAGACCAGCGGAGCCGACACCAAAACCAAGACCCCTGTCTTTTAAGCCTTATGACCAACAATCACTCTTACGTTGATCTGCATCTGCACACCGTTGCTTCCGATGGTACCTTCACTCCGGAGTCCCTGATCCGGCACGCCTCGTCGCGTGGGCTTAAGGCCATTGCCGTCACCGACCACGACGCCTGGGAATCCATCAAGCCGGCCGCCATCCTGGGCGCCAAGCTGGGAATAGAGGTGATCCCCGGGGTGGAGCTGTCCACTTCCATAAACGAAACCGAGATCCACATCCTGGGTTATTTCATAGATTACCTGGACCCGGATTTTCAGAAGGAGGTTTTGCGCTTCAAGCAGGCCCGGATAGAGCGGGCCCAGAAGATCGTGGAAAAGCTGGCGGTGGCCGGGGTGCGGATAGACATCAAGCATGTGCTGGAGATAGCCGGTTCGGGTTCGGTGGGCCGGCCCCACGTGGCCCGGGCCCTGCTGGACGAAGGCTATGTGGGCTCCACCGACGAGGCCTTCAGCCGGT from bacterium harbors:
- a CDS encoding tetratricopeptide repeat protein, with product AYILLGQLFKDRRLTTIACLIFALHPVQTEAVAWISSRGDLMFTAFGLMMFIFYRKYFQTRKKIHLALSLACFVPALLSKETAVVIPLLIVLYDWLFEKQGRVKALAAGWKRYAPYFVLILAYLAVRRMALGRVSQCPYWGDSVWTTVFTMFRAALEYVRLLFLPLRLRVDYVYQLSASLLDWRVLGSLAILSGISLLAWRDIKKQRYLAFGWLWLVTGLMPVSNLLPLTAILAERFLYLPLLGFAVWAGYLWSRLENRKLAAAILFLALTAMMTLSIRRNLEWQDPFSFWTTEVSRSPNSYIAHDYLGNLYYQKGDLPSAEGHLLRAEELDPTYFNSLHGLSLVYAKWEKYDQAIVYARKNLSFDPASPDAYITLGISYGGKGDLLRAEEAFKQAVSIDPESKEGWTDLGVIYSQQQMWAKAAEAYSKALAADPGDPGSYNGLALALIRQGNEGQAIGLWQKALELNFDHLESRMNLAQALEKTDPAGAAAQWEIFLQAAQKLGQPVNREFIGRRIEVLKKNEKK
- a CDS encoding AAA family ATPase, translating into MDYKQIFGLKDQPFSNAPDNRFYYDSPQHSRAILKLNHAAEMMKGLAVVLGDIGTGKTTVSRRLLEILPDDQYETALLVIVHSEVTPGWLISKIALQMGVEKPADSKAALVGQLYEQLMKIYNDGRKAVVIIDEANMLKNKEIMEEMRGLLNMEVNGSMLITFLLFGLPDLEQCLALDPPLRERIAVKHKLEPLTSESTRGYIQYRLSVVDCTRELFTDSAYEFIHFYSDGKPRLINTICDNALLEAAMAGAQIVDETLIETVVADLGLKSETSGADTKTKTPVF
- a CDS encoding SpoIID/LytB domain-containing protein, with protein sequence MKKNKLLKLSFIFLATILAGCAPRYLSQKPEPEVALIRIALGRGLPQAEVQGADTVYLSDQEHSSVIVPGQNWKLLPASGGLMIQTSQGQTLGPIRGFVRIYSRSPFFINQREFSGPAEVRQAADNGLLLVMETELEKYLLGVVSAEMGSGRQELEALKAQAVASRSYALTRIGSSPEAGYDIEAGVQHQAYNGGGVVPPLILKAVEETRGQVLTCDGKVIAANFHSTCGGRTAMPSEVWQAVDERFPFLRSAKDDHCNISPRYSWQDTVTAREMLDKISPGQPQYRIKNVEILDRSRSGRVQALKISADCGDTVLYKDKIRFGLSASPVLSTRFDLKLQRDEDGLVTSMILEGSGYGHGVGLCQWGAIGMAREGKSYKNILRHYYREVEIKRLF
- a CDS encoding PHP domain-containing protein, with translation MTNNHSYVDLHLHTVASDGTFTPESLIRHASSRGLKAIAVTDHDAWESIKPAAILGAKLGIEVIPGVELSTSINETEIHILGYFIDYLDPDFQKEVLRFKQARIERAQKIVEKLAVAGVRIDIKHVLEIAGSGSVGRPHVARALLDEGYVGSTDEAFSRYLGFGAPAYVPKNFMTPQDAFELIHYVRGLCFFAHPGIEGRDELIDQFAAWGLDGLEVWHSKHSSCQVKHYLELADRKGMLVSGGSDSHGDQDLDSIKYNLKVSYDVVEKMKARVNGLATRKWMNEDGE